In one window of Arachis ipaensis cultivar K30076 chromosome B06, Araip1.1, whole genome shotgun sequence DNA:
- the LOC110263786 gene encoding uncharacterized protein LOC110263786, protein MVINRFQVVKLYDLSVEWEIESLICIVGFTKGSTAQWLFSSKVSAVPHLMSFRVSQDEKPFDSTLKFPAPELQKSFNHNGQGGFHFSMTPYPVQHDVNSVNRPHDVKIFSISNQAISVSVGNP, encoded by the exons ATGGTAATTAATAGATTCCAAGTTGTGAAACTCTATGATCTGAGTGTTGAGTGGGAAATTGAGTCTCTAATTTGTATTGTAGGCTTCACCAAGGGCTCTACTGCTCAGTGGCTTTTCTCAAGTAAAGTCTCTGCTGTTCCACACTTGATGTCTTTTAGGGTTTCTCAAGATGAGAAGCCTTTTGATTCCACTCTAAAGTTCCCTGCTCCTGAACTTCAG AAATCTTTCAATCACAATGGACAAGGTGGCTTTCATTTTTCCATGACTCCGTATCCTGTACAACATGATGTGAATTCTGTGAATCGTCCTCACGATGTGAAGATATTTTCAATTTCCAATCAAGCAATTTCAGTTTCTGTGGGGAATCCATAA